The genomic region ATTATCGTGCTCATAATATTCGCAATCGTGCTTACCGAGAAGATCTCCGGTGAAAAGGTGAAGCAGACGAATGAACAGCGGGGAGCTTCGATGTTCATTGCGCTCTGCCTGGCCGGCCTTGTCATCCTGGCGATATTCGGTTCAGTTCTGCCTCTTGTCCCCACGGCTCCGCGGAACGATTCTCTGTGGGCGATTGGGCGTGAGCTAATGACAACATATCTCGGGCCTTTTGAACTGATTTCATTGGTTCTGCTTGCCGCCCTTGTCGGCGCAGTTGTTTTTGGCAAGGAGGTGCTCAAGCGATGATTTCTCTGGGTGCCTATCTCGCGGTTTCGGCTGTTCTTTTCGTCATCGGCATCTACGGTGCGCTCACAAGGAGAAACGCAATAGGGATTCTGATTTCAATTGAAATCATGCTCAGCGGAGTGAATCTGAATCTGGTTTCTTTTTCAAAATTTGTTGAAAGCGAGACGGTGAACGGACAGGTCTTTGCTGTTTTCGTTATGACGGTTGCTGCAGCCGAGGCTGCAATCGGACTGGCGCTCATCATATCTCTCTACAGGAATCTGAGAACAGTCCTTGCAGACCGGTTCAACTTTCTGAAATGGTGAACAGCCATGTTGAGGAAGCCGGATTGGTTGTGGGTGTCAGACTACTATGATCTGTCCCCGGTGCCAAACATCTAATCTCGACGACCACAGGTTTTGCAAGCAGTGCGGTGCAAGACTTCGTGAGGTTGGAAGGAAGGAAAGGGCGCGGGAGACACTGAAGGAGAGATTCTACAGAGGGGTAGCCCTTTTCAATCAGGGTTCATTCAATGCGGCAAT from Candidatus Eisenbacteria bacterium harbors:
- the nuoK gene encoding NADH-quinone oxidoreductase subunit NuoK, with translation MISLGAYLAVSAVLFVIGIYGALTRRNAIGILISIEIMLSGVNLNLVSFSKFVESETVNGQVFAVFVMTVAAAEAAIGLALIISLYRNLRTVLADRFNFLKW
- a CDS encoding NADH-quinone oxidoreductase subunit J, with the protein product MEPFFYLFSFFAIVSAILAVTLKNIFHCALSLVVVFVSTSALFVLLDADFLAMVQVLIYVGAIIVLIIFAIVLTEKISGEKVKQTNEQRGASMFIALCLAGLVILAIFGSVLPLVPTAPRNDSLWAIGRELMTTYLGPFELISLVLLAALVGAVVFGKEVLKR